In a single window of the Candidatus Marinarcus aquaticus genome:
- the rnc gene encoding ribonuclease III yields the protein MSDYSKLEKCLDYQFKDKNLIIEALTHKSFKKPYNNERLEFLGDAVLNLIVGEYLYSKFPKSNEGELSKIRASLVNETGFTKLAKEIDLGSFIYISVAEERNKGRHKASILSDAFEAIMGAIYLESGLEVLKPIMLNLLEKSYDKINLDVLFSDYKTALQEITQAEFGSIPEYKLEKSYGPDHQKEFEVSIWINGETYGCAKGKSKKLAQQAVAKIALDTIKGKKR from the coding sequence ATGAGCGATTACTCAAAATTAGAGAAGTGTTTGGATTATCAGTTTAAAGATAAGAACCTGATAATCGAAGCACTTACGCACAAAAGTTTTAAGAAACCTTATAACAATGAGCGTTTAGAGTTTTTAGGAGATGCGGTTTTAAACTTAATTGTAGGAGAGTACCTTTATAGTAAGTTCCCAAAATCAAATGAAGGAGAACTCTCTAAAATCAGAGCTTCATTGGTCAATGAAACAGGTTTTACAAAGTTGGCTAAAGAGATTGATTTAGGAAGTTTCATTTATATCTCTGTTGCAGAAGAGAGAAACAAAGGAAGACATAAAGCCTCAATTCTCTCAGATGCTTTTGAAGCCATTATGGGTGCCATTTATTTAGAGTCTGGCTTAGAGGTACTAAAACCCATCATGCTTAATTTATTAGAAAAAAGCTACGATAAAATCAACTTAGATGTACTTTTCAGTGATTATAAAACAGCTCTTCAAGAGATTACACAAGCAGAATTTGGTTCAATCCCTGAATATAAGCTTGAAAAATCGTATGGACCAGATCATCAAAAAGAGTTTGAAGTCTCTATTTGGATCAATGGAGAGACTTACGGATGTGCGAAAGGTAAGAGTAAAAAATTGGCACAACAAGCCGTTGCAAAAATAGCATTAGATACAATAAAAGGCAAAAAAAGATGA
- the rnhA gene encoding ribonuclease HI: MKQINLYSDGSSLGNPGPGGWGTLLEYNGHIKEFSGGNPMTTNNQMELTGVIEGLKRLKEPCKVHIISDSKYVVQAINEWLAGWVRNGFKTAAKKPVKNVELWQEYLEVSKPHTITAQWVKGHAGHEENERCDILARTQAEKLK; this comes from the coding sequence TTGAAGCAAATCAATCTTTACAGTGATGGTTCCAGCTTAGGTAACCCAGGACCAGGTGGTTGGGGTACTCTTTTAGAGTACAATGGACATATCAAAGAGTTCAGCGGGGGAAACCCCATGACCACCAACAATCAAATGGAACTCACTGGTGTTATTGAGGGTCTAAAACGATTAAAAGAACCTTGTAAAGTCCACATCATAAGTGACTCTAAATATGTGGTGCAAGCGATTAATGAATGGCTTGCAGGTTGGGTGAGAAATGGTTTTAAAACAGCCGCAAAAAAACCTGTAAAAAATGTAGAGTTATGGCAAGAATATCTTGAAGTTTCAAAACCTCACACCATTACGGCCCAATGGGTCAAAGGTCATGCTGGTCATGAAGAGAATGAACGTTGTGATATACTTGCACGAACCCAAGCTGAAAAATTAAAATAA